Part of the Corynebacterium efficiens YS-314 genome is shown below.
GGTTGTAGACAGCGACGGTGTGACCGTTGCGGGCGAAGTTGCGGGCGAGGTTGGACCCCATTACAGCGAGGCCGACCACACCGATCTGGGCGAGGGAATCTGGGTTTGTCATAGTTATGATCATACGCACAGCCCCACGGTATGTCAGCAGGAATCACCCAAAAGGTAATATCATTTAGATCACATCCGCTGACGCGGCCCCACTATGCTGATGGCATGTCTCAGATGTCCCCGAATACCATCACCGATGTCTTCTCCATGGCACGGATCGCCGAACAACGTCCCCTCACCGGGGATGAGCTGGAACAGCTCAACAACGCCAGTGCAGGCCTCAACCGCACCCTCGGTCTGCGGTATGTGGAGGTCGGCCCCGAACGCGTGGTCAGCGAATTACGGGTGACCGCAAACCACCTGCAGCCCGCCGGCCTGGTCAACGGTGGTGTCTACTGCGCCATCGCGGAATCCACCGGGTCCACGGCGGGCATCATCTTCGGACGGGGCAAACCCGTGGTCGGGGTCAACAACAACACCGATTTCATCGCCTCGGTCCGTGACGGCGTGATCCGGGCCGAGGCCACCGCCATCCAGAAGGGCGGCCGCACCCAGGTCTGGCAGATTCTGTGCACCCACAACGGTGAACTGGTGGCCCGCACCACGCTGCGCACCATGGTCCTGGGCTGACGGAACACTGACCCGCAGTTGACCATCCTCCGAACCCGGCGCGCCGGGGTCTTCCTATACTCGGGTACATGCCAACCTGGAAAGAAATCACCGCCAACAATCCGTCCCACTCCGAGAACTACGCCCGACGCTGGCGCAACCTCGTCGCCGAGGGGGAGGACATCTACGGCGAGGCCCGTCTCATCGACGCCATGGCGCCCCGCGGTGCCCGGATCCTCGATGCCGGATGTGGCACCGGACGCATCGGTGGCTACCTCTCGGAGCGTGGCCATGATGTCCTGGGTACCGACCTGGACCCGGTACTCATCGGCTACGCCAAGCAGGATTACCCCAAGGCCCGGTGGGTGGTGGGGGACTTGTCCACCGATCCCATCCCGGAGGACAATTTCGATCTGATTGTCTCCGCTGGCAATGTCATGGGTTTCCTCGCCGAGGAGGGCCGCCAGCCCGCCCTGGGGAATCTGCACCGCGCACTCGCCCCGCACGGCCGCGCCGTCATCGGTTTCGGTGCGGGCCGGGGCTGGGATTTCGGGAATTTCCTGGCCACCGCCCGTGCTGCCGGTTTTGAGCTGGAAAACGCCTACGAGTCCTGGGAGCTGCATCCGTTTGTCGCAGAGTCCCAGTTCCTCGTCGCCGTGTTCACACGTAACCAGCAGCCCGCCAGCTAGATTCCGCTAGTTCCAGCCCTGTCTGGTGGCCTGGTCGAAGAACTCCCGTTCGTGGACGCAGGCACTCAGGTAGGTCTGCGCGGCAACCCGCTGCTGGTCAGGACCAGCCCCGGCCATCGCCGCCTCCACGCGCGCGATGGCCTTGACCGTGCCGGCCAGGAACCCCTCACCGGAGTAGGTGTCCAACCAGTCGGTGTAGGGGTGTTCGGGGTGGTTCTGCTTCGCCAGGATGAGTCCGATCTCCGCATACAGCCAGTAGCAGGGCAGGACCGCGGCCGCGCCCACGACGTAGTCATCGGCGTGGGAGCGGGCGATGAGGAAATCGGTGTAGGCCATGGTCACCGGTGAGGGGGCGGATACCCCGGTCTCTGCAAGGCCCTTGTTCAGGTAGGTGCGGTGCAGTTCCGCCTCCACCGTGATGCACTCGGCGGCGC
Proteins encoded:
- a CDS encoding PaaI family thioesterase: MSQMSPNTITDVFSMARIAEQRPLTGDELEQLNNASAGLNRTLGLRYVEVGPERVVSELRVTANHLQPAGLVNGGVYCAIAESTGSTAGIIFGRGKPVVGVNNNTDFIASVRDGVIRAEATAIQKGGRTQVWQILCTHNGELVARTTLRTMVLG
- a CDS encoding class I SAM-dependent methyltransferase; the encoded protein is MPTWKEITANNPSHSENYARRWRNLVAEGEDIYGEARLIDAMAPRGARILDAGCGTGRIGGYLSERGHDVLGTDLDPVLIGYAKQDYPKARWVVGDLSTDPIPEDNFDLIVSAGNVMGFLAEEGRQPALGNLHRALAPHGRAVIGFGAGRGWDFGNFLATARAAGFELENAYESWELHPFVAESQFLVAVFTRNQQPAS